Genomic DNA from Streptomyces diastaticus subsp. diastaticus:
ATCTTGTCCGCCCCGGCAGCTACCGCGCTGTCGACCGACTGCGCAGGCTCGGTGTCCGCCCTGTCCTGGCCACTGGCGACCGGGCCGCTGTCGCGCGGGTGGTCGCGGAAGACCTCGGTATCGCGGAGGTCCACTCGCGCTGCACGCCTGGTGAGAAAGTCGAACTGGTGCGACGGCTACGTGCCGAGGGGCGACGGGTCGCCGTCGTCGGGGACGGAGTCAACGACGCTGCGGCGCTCGCCTGCGCCGACCTGGGCATCGCCGTGGGTACCGGGACCGACGCGGCGATCGGCGCCGCCGACGTCACCCTCGTCCGCAACGACGTCGAGGCTCTCGCCGATGCGGTCCGGCTGGCCCGCCACACGCTGCGTACCATCCGCACCAACCTTGTCTGGGCCTTCGGCTACAACGTCGTGACCATGCCGCTGGCCATGGTCGGACTGCTGAACCCGATGGTCGCGGCGGTAGCGATGTCCCTCAGTTCGGTCCTCGTGGTGGTGAACAGCCTCCGTCTCCGCACCTGGCGCCCTTCGACGCACCCTGTCCCAGGGGTGGGTGCCACGCCGCGGAGGCCACGGAGCATCGCTTGACCCTCCAACCCGCTTTCGGCTCGGGCCGCCGGGCCGCTCCAGGTCCGTCCCCCTTCCCCGTGGAGATCCGCCGCATGAGAAAAACGCCCCCAGGCTCCGCCCGCCTCAGCCGCCTACGAGAAGCGGGCAGAACCGGAGCAACGGTGGCCGCCGCCTCGCTCGTCGCCGTCGGAGGCCTGGCCGCATGGGTCTCGGCCGGTTACGCGGGTACCCCGGCCCACGTCGAGGTGAGGCAGGCCAGAGTCCTGCTGCCGGTGACGCCTGGCGGGAACACCAACGCCTACTTCCACCTGGTGAACACCGGTGGGGCGCCGGACCGGCTCCGCGCCGTCACATCCTCCGCGGCGGCCGTGCCCGAGCTGACCGAGCATCGGATGAACGATGCCAACGGCGCATACCGCGAGTCCGTCAGTACCGTGACCGTTCCCGCCAACGGCGAAGTCAGGATGTCGCCCCACTCGACCGCCGTGAACCTCCGGGCAGACAAGGCGTGGCGCCCCGGGGACAGTGTCACGTTCACGCTCGATCTCGAACGGTCGGGGCGGATCAGCGTGCAAGCCGTTGTCCGGCCCGTCACGCTGGGTTCCGGGGCGTGAGAGCCCGAACGCCGTCCCTCGGCCACGCCGATCGCCTCTGTTCTCCCCGTGGCTGACGGGAACTTCCACACGCACCCGGCCGACTCCTCACATGGAGAGGTTGCCGAACCCCGTGGAGACGTCCCCGTAAGGCTTTCCCGGGCCACGCTGCGGGGGCGCGGGGACGGTCGTTTATCTCCCATGCCAGCATTTTCGTGTCCAGTTGAAAGAAGACCCTTCATGCAGATCGCGATCGTCCTCTACCCCGGTTTCACGGCACTGGACGCCATCGGCCCTTACGAAGTTTTAGGCCGCCTCCCCGAGGCTGATATCGTGTTCGTCGCAGAGAATCCGGGGCTCATCCTCAACGATCTGGGAAGCCTTTCGGTGAAAGTGGTGCACGGTTTCGAGGAGGTGCCGAAGCCGGACATCGTCCTTGTCGGTGGCGGCGCCGGTCAGGCCGGTCAGATGGCCGACGGCGTCCTGCACGCGTGGCTCCGGGCCGTGGACTCGTCTGCCACCTGGATGACCTCCGTCTGCACGGGCTCCCTGATTCTGGCTGCCGCCGGCGTACTCGCCGGCCGCCGGGCCACCACGCACTGGGGCGCGCTGGAGCAGCTCGCCGAGTTCGGGGTGACGCCGTCGAAGGAAAGGGTCGTCATCGACGGGCACTGTGCCACGGGAGCGGGTGTCTCAGCCGGGATCGACATGGCACTGACCTTGGCCGGTCTGATCGCGGGAGACCGCGTGGCGCAGGCCGTGCAGCTTCTGATCGAGTATGCCCCGCAGCCTCCCTATGAGGCGGGAAGCAGTGACGCGGCATCGGACGAGGTGTACGACGCCCTCTACGGTCTCGTCGGCCCGCACTGAACGCCCCTCGCAGGGTCACGGACGAGCTCGTCGAAAATTCGACCTCTGCTTTTCGGTGATGACGGGAACTCAGGAAGAGCTCCTCTCGACTATTGATACGAAGCAGCAATCGAGAGTCCGAATTCACGGTACTGGAGTCGTGCTGCCGTGAGACTTCCTGTGACAGAGCGGAGAAGAATGCGTCATGCAGTCGACGGAGGAGCGGTTCGCCGCCATACGTGAGGAGTTCGGCCCCGATTCCCTTCAGCGAGTGGAGGAGATGATGAACCCGGGGGGCCGGTCCAGGCATGCGATGCAAGCCGGTGCGAAGTGGATTCTGCCGGGGATATCGCAGCAGCCGTGGCACGATCCGAGGAGCAATCCGGAGATCGCGCCGCTCGTCGACGCTCTGGAAGGGGCCCACCCGGCGATCCGGCGGGAGCACGAGCGGACCTGGCGGGCGAAGCCCACGGCATTCTCGCAGTACGAGCACTACCTGACCCGGCAGGAGGATTGGCAATCGCTCCATCTCTACCGTGACGGCGGGCTCGTGGCCGCAGGGGCCGAGATCGCCCCCACCGCCTTCGGCATCATCAGGGACGTGGCGGTCGCACGCAATCTGATCTGCCCGCTGCTGGAAAGCCACTTCTCGACGCTGTTGCCCGGTGCCCGCATCGCATCGCACTGCGACCTCTGGAACTTCAGCATCAATCTGCACTTCGCGGTGGACATCCCTGACGGCTGCGACATCACCGTGGGCGGTGAAACCCGTGTCTGGGAGGAAGGTCGTTGCCTGCTCTTCGACTACTCCTTCGAGCACCACGCGGAGAACCGCGGCGTACGCCCCCGGACCTGTCTCCTGGTTGACCTCTGGCACCCGGAGACCACCGTCCCCGAGCGGCAGGCCCTGACGATCCTGGTCACAGAGGTACGGCAGCTGCTCGCCGGGAAGTGACCCGCGGCCCGATCGCACGGGCTGAGGGCGAGGCCGGAGCGGCGGCTCACGAAAACCACTCGTTCCCGACGCCAGGGGTCTCATCCTGCAACCGCGTCGCCCCCGGCTGCCACCAACAGCCGCCCCGGGCGGCGCCGTGACGGTGTGCGGCCTGCCCGGACGCCCCGCCGGGCGCTTGCGTGCTCGAGGCGCTCACAGAACGAACTTCCCGCTCCGTCCGAAGGGGACGATCATGTCCGTGACCACAGCCGGGCCAGTGGCGGTACACCGCCGTCTCGGCCTTCCCATGGTCGTCCTGGCCATGGCCCAACTGGTCATATCGCTCGACCACAGCATCGTCTACGTGGCGTTGCCGCAGATCGGCGCATCGCTGGGCTTCCTCGACCACGACCTCCAATGGGTGGTCAGCGCCTACGTCGTGGCCGCGGGAGGCTTCCTGCTACTGGGTGGACGGGCGGCGGACCTTCTCGGCCGGCGCCGCATGTTCCTCGTCGCCACCTCGGTCTACGCTCTGGCCTCGCTGGTGGGCGGTTTCGCCCAGTCGCCGGGCGTCCTGCTGTCCGTACGCGCGGCCCAGGGGATAGGCGGCTCATTGCTCTTCCCGGCCACCCTGTCGCTCATCAACACGACGTACCCGGAAGGACCGTTGCGGAACCGGGCGCTCGCGCTCTGGGGCGCCGCAGGAGCGGGCGGTCTGTGCCTGGGCTCGCTCCTCGGCGGTGCACTGGTCCACAGCTACGGCTGGCCCTCGGTCTTCCTCGTCAACGTCCCCGTCGCGCTGGCCCTTGCCGTTCTCGGCTGGTTCCTCTTCGCAGTCGACCCGGTTTCCGACCGCAGGCGCCGCTTCGATGTCGCCGGGTCACTCACCGTCACCGCGGGCCTCACCTCGCTCGTCTTCCTCCTGGTGTACGCCCCCGCCATCGGCTGGACGCGTCCAGCCGCCCTGAGCGCGGGCGCCCTCGCACTCTTCAGCCTGCTCCTCTTCGTCGTCATCGAGGCCAGGACTTCGGATCCCTTGATGCCGGTCCGCCTCCTCCGGCACCGGGGCCTGGCTGCGGCCGCCGCCCTGGCGGCGCTCTTCAGCGCTACGTTCAGCTCACTGCCGTACTTCCTGACGCTGTACTTCCAGACCGTGCGCGGCTACGACGCTCTCGCCACCGGTCTCTGCTTCCTTGTCCCGGCACTCGTCGTCGCGGCGGGAACGCAGGCCGGAGCCCCGGCCGTCTCCCGTTTCGGCGTGCGGCGGCTGCTTGCCGGCGGCCTGGGCGCCGGTGCCGTCGGCACGCTCGCCCTGGTCCCCGCCGTCTCGGCGCAGGGGCCGTACGCGGCCCTGTTGCCCGGCATCGTCCTGATGAGCCTGGGGCAGGGGGCGTTCTGGACGGCTCTGTGGATAGCCGCGGCCCGTGGAATCTCCCCGGGGGACCAGGGCATGGCTTCCGGCATCGCTTCCACCTCTCTGCAGATGGGCGGAGCCGTCGGACTCGCGGTGCTGGTGGCGGCAGCGTCGGGCATCGGAGCGGAGTCGTCGATCCCGGCGCTGGTCGACGGCATGAAGGTGGCTCTGCTTCTCACCTCCGGGGCGTTGGCCCTCGGCATGCTCCTCATCGTCGTGCCACGAAGCCGTGCTCGTGCGGCCGCGTGACCGGACACCACCGCCCAAGACACCGTCCGCCAGGAGAACCATGCTCGAAACATCCCCGCGAGGGTCCGCTCGTGCCGCAGTCCTCTGCGGCGTTGGCGGCCAGCTTCCCCGGCTCAAGGTCGGAAACGACGAGCTGGCGGAACGGCTCGACACCGACGACGCCTGGATACGCACCCGAACCGGTATCCGCTCCAGGCATTTCGCCGCGCCGGACGAGGCCACCTCCGACCTGGCTGTCGCGGCGGGGCGCAGAGCACTTGCCAACTCCGGGTCGGCCGCCGTCGGGACCGTGATCGTGGCCACGACAACACCGGACCGTACCTGCCCGTCCACCGCACCGCTGGTGGCCGCACGGCTCGGTCTCACCGGAGTCGCGGCGTTCGATGTGGGCGCTGTGTGCTCCGGGTTCGTCTATGCCCTGGCCGCGGGGACAGGGCTGATCACCTCAGGAGTGACGGACCGCGTCCTGGTCGTCGGCGCCGACGTGTACTCCAGGATCGTGGATCCCGGGGACCGGCAGAACGCCGTGGTGTTCGGGGACGGCGCGGGCGCTGTCGTCCTGCGTGCCGGTCACGCCACGGAGCCAGGTGCTCTGGGTCCCTTCGACCTCGGTAGCGACGGAGCCCATGAGGACATGATCACCGTCCAGGCTGGAGGGTCCCGCCTGCCATTCGACCCTGCCCGGACCTCGCATGCCGAAAGGCACTTCTCCATGCGTGGC
This window encodes:
- a CDS encoding DJ-1/PfpI family protein — its product is MQIAIVLYPGFTALDAIGPYEVLGRLPEADIVFVAENPGLILNDLGSLSVKVVHGFEEVPKPDIVLVGGGAGQAGQMADGVLHAWLRAVDSSATWMTSVCTGSLILAAAGVLAGRRATTHWGALEQLAEFGVTPSKERVVIDGHCATGAGVSAGIDMALTLAGLIAGDRVAQAVQLLIEYAPQPPYEAGSSDAASDEVYDALYGLVGPH
- a CDS encoding MFS transporter, which gives rise to MSVTTAGPVAVHRRLGLPMVVLAMAQLVISLDHSIVYVALPQIGASLGFLDHDLQWVVSAYVVAAGGFLLLGGRAADLLGRRRMFLVATSVYALASLVGGFAQSPGVLLSVRAAQGIGGSLLFPATLSLINTTYPEGPLRNRALALWGAAGAGGLCLGSLLGGALVHSYGWPSVFLVNVPVALALAVLGWFLFAVDPVSDRRRRFDVAGSLTVTAGLTSLVFLLVYAPAIGWTRPAALSAGALALFSLLLFVVIEARTSDPLMPVRLLRHRGLAAAAALAALFSATFSSLPYFLTLYFQTVRGYDALATGLCFLVPALVVAAGTQAGAPAVSRFGVRRLLAGGLGAGAVGTLALVPAVSAQGPYAALLPGIVLMSLGQGAFWTALWIAAARGISPGDQGMASGIASTSLQMGGAVGLAVLVAAASGIGAESSIPALVDGMKVALLLTSGALALGMLLIVVPRSRARAAA
- a CDS encoding beta-ketoacyl-ACP synthase III, whose product is MLETSPRGSARAAVLCGVGGQLPRLKVGNDELAERLDTDDAWIRTRTGIRSRHFAAPDEATSDLAVAAGRRALANSGSAAVGTVIVATTTPDRTCPSTAPLVAARLGLTGVAAFDVGAVCSGFVYALAAGTGLITSGVTDRVLVVGADVYSRIVDPGDRQNAVVFGDGAGAVVLRAGHATEPGALGPFDLGSDGAHEDMITVQAGGSRLPFDPARTSHAERHFSMRGKEVYRHAVSRMAGSAQAVLEQAGISVGEIDLFVPHQANLRILRTVATDLGLSFERCATHVQEAGNTGAASIPLALARSHVDSALTVGDRILLTGFGGGLTWGSVLLTWPSLPPAVEPSRPEEGVAS
- a CDS encoding copper chaperone PCu(A)C yields the protein MAAASLVAVGGLAAWVSAGYAGTPAHVEVRQARVLLPVTPGGNTNAYFHLVNTGGAPDRLRAVTSSAAAVPELTEHRMNDANGAYRESVSTVTVPANGEVRMSPHSTAVNLRADKAWRPGDSVTFTLDLERSGRISVQAVVRPVTLGSGA
- a CDS encoding aspartyl/asparaginyl beta-hydroxylase domain-containing protein; amino-acid sequence: MQSTEERFAAIREEFGPDSLQRVEEMMNPGGRSRHAMQAGAKWILPGISQQPWHDPRSNPEIAPLVDALEGAHPAIRREHERTWRAKPTAFSQYEHYLTRQEDWQSLHLYRDGGLVAAGAEIAPTAFGIIRDVAVARNLICPLLESHFSTLLPGARIASHCDLWNFSINLHFAVDIPDGCDITVGGETRVWEEGRCLLFDYSFEHHAENRGVRPRTCLLVDLWHPETTVPERQALTILVTEVRQLLAGK